The nucleotide window GCAGTAATTCCGTATCAAAAGGCTTTGTAATATAATCATCAGCTCCCAACTGATACCCCTTCAGGATATCTTCCCGGAGGTTTTTGGCAGTAAGGAAAATGATGGGTGTGTTCTTGTCTATCTTCTTCACGTCTTCGGCGAGTGAGAAGCCGTCTTTCTTAGGCATCATCACATCAAAGATGCAAATGTCGAATTCATTCTCGGTAAATTCCTTCAAACCCTGCTCTCCATCCACTGCAAGGGTCACCTCGAAGTTATTGATGGTTAAGTAGTCCTTCAGAACTGCGCCAAAACTTTGGTCGTCTTCTACCAGTAGGATCCTGTTATTCATTTTATTTGTTTTTTATTGTTTTACTGTGTTTTATACATGATTCATAGGTAGTTTTATGGTGAAAGTACTTCCTTTTCCTTTACGCGATTCTACCAGAACCTGTCCTTTATGGAGTTCAATGATTTTCTTTACGTAGGACAGACCTAAGCCCTGACCTTTCACATTGTGGATGTTACCTGTTTCCTCTCGGAAGAACTTATCAAAAATCCGTTTGTTGTTGTCCACATCCAGACCAATACCTTTGTCTGAAATTTCAATTACATACCAGTTTCCTTCATTTTTGGTCTTTACATTTATCTGAGGTGTTTCCGGCGAATACTTATTGGCATTGTCCAGAAGGTTGATCAGTGCATTGGATATATGGAATTCGTCCACTTTCACAATATATCGGTCTGCCGTGAACTCCTGTTCCAGCGTACCGCTGCGCTGTGCAATGATGAGGCCGAAACTTTCGGTAATTTCTTTGATGAGGTTTCGCAGGTTTGTTTCCTTCAGGAAAAGCTGTACTTCGTTTCTTTCCAGCTTGCTCATGTTCAGTACATTTTCCACCTGCTTTTTCATGCGCAGGTTTTCCTGTTTGATGAGTTGCGAATAATACTTCACCTTCTCCGGGTTGGTGGCAATTTTATCATTGGCCAGCGAATCTGTAGCTACCGAAATGGTGGCCAGCGGCGTCTTGAACTCGTGCGACATGTTATTGATGAAATCCGTTTTAACCTCAGCAATTTTTTTTTGCCTCATCATGTAATTGATGGAAATAATGTAGATTCCAAGGATGGTGAGCAGAGACATAAAAGTTCCCAGCAGCATAGGAAGATTGTTTTTGGCCAGTGAATAGCCTTTTCTGGGAAATACTAAGGAGAGGCTGTAGATGGTCCGGTCTTTACTGTCGGAAAAAATGGGGTAAGTGTAGCTGTCGGCATTTTTCTCCACTTTAAAGATCTCATTGGCTACCGGAGTCAGATTGTTCCGGCTGTCCAGAATTCCGTAGCCGAATTTGGTATCTATGCCCTTAAGGCGGAGTTCCCGCGATATCACAGAATCCAGTACTTCGGGCACAACACGTTTTTCCACCGGCTGATTAATTCCTATAAGCTGCACAAACTCTCTAAGCGTATATTCGCCGCTTTGTATGGACCTGTTCAGGTCTTCTGTAAGAAGTTCGGGCGCGGAGGAATCTCTACGCAATCGTACAAGTGCCTCATCGGTGTACATGGTAGTCACCTTCAGGCTGTCGCCGCGGTGTGAAATGGGAATATCCTTATTTTCAATAATATTCTTGGAGTAGGTTATGGTACGACGGCTGGCCGAATCCTCCACCTGCTGGATGGCTGTTATTGAGGGCTGAGTGCTGGAAGTGACGTCTTTGTCCAGATTTTTATACTGCGCATAATACTTTTCAACCTCTATATCCGTCATTTTTTTGGCTGATGATTCCAATGCCGCGTGCACCTTATTCGAAAAATCCTGTTCCAATGCTTCATAGTAGCTTTTGAGCCAGTAAAACTGCAGCGCAACAAAAACCACCAGAGAGATGGTCATAAAAACAGATATGATGGGAATAAATTTATTGTTCATGAACCCGTTAAATTTCAGGTGTTAAAATTACTGATTTTAAGAATGTAAATGCAAAAAGGGGGCTGGAATAATAATAAAATTTTCTTAAAAACGCTCATTTTAACGGTTTATTGTGAATGCTTCGGCATGGTTATAATTGTTTTGAATTCTAATGTTTAAATTTGACATAAAATAACTCAGGATGAAAGACAGAACAATTGTACAGACGGACCGTGATGCAGCCACGATGTTTATAATGCGGGTTTTCAATGCGGATGTTTCTGCTGTATGGGAACATTTTTCCCATAAGGAACTTTTGGACCGCTGGTGGGCACCAACTCCCTGGAGATGCGAAACCGGGAGTTTAGACTTTAAGGAAGGGGGTGTATGGCAGTATGCAATGGTGGGACCGGCAGGTGAGCGCCATTATGCCGGAGTTCGCTACAATGAAATCATGTTCCACCGCAGTATTGCCTGGTCTGATTATTTTTCGGATTCTGCCGGCAATATGGACAGCAACAAACCTGTGGTAGACTGGCTGATAGGCTTCACCGGCGTGCAGGAAGGTACAAAGCTCACCGTAAATCTTCATTTCAGATCAGCGGAGGATATGGAAGAGATTATCCAAACCGGTTTTGAAGAAGGTTTCAAAGCTGGTTTTGATAATCTCGAAAGATCTCTGCAGGGAGGTATGCAGCCAAGCAGCGTTTAAAACAGATCTTCGTCTGTAAAGTACTGGATGATGGCTTTTTTCATCAGCAGTTGCTGCTCATTGGGCTTAAGTTCGGGTAATGCCTCCACTTCACTGAAATGTGGAAAGCCTTCTTTGTCATAATGCGAGAATTTATAGTAGCCAAATGGCTCAAGTAACCTGCAAACCGCAATATGCAGGATGTTGAGCTTATCATCTTTTGTGTATTTCTGCGGCCCGCTGCCCAGTTCCTGAACACCGATCAGAAAGAGAATGGTGTCCAGCGACGGATGTTTTTCGGTATCAAAATTTTCAACAAAGAAACTCTCAACTTTGGTCCACAGCTCTGCTTCGCTCAAATTATTCATGTTGTTCTTTTTTCCAGTTTTAGTAAGAATGCAAACTCCAGCGCGTCTTCTTTCAGGCTCTCAAAGCGGCCGCTGGCACCTCCGTGTCCCGAGCTCATGTCGGTTTTGAATAAAAGGAGATTGCTGTCGGTTTTCAGCTCTCTTAGTTTCGCTGTCCATTTGGCAGGCTCCCAATACTGTACCTGCGAATCGTGAAGACCTGTTGTGATAAGCAGGTTTGGGTAATTCCTGGCCTCCACATTATCATAAGGTGAATATGATTTCATATAATGGTAATATTCACTCTCATTTGGATTACCCCACTCATCATATTCACCCGTGGTAAGCGGTATGGTTTCGTCCAGCATTGTGGTCACAACATCTACAAACGGTACCTGAGCAATTACACCGTTGAAAAGTTCCGGTTCAAAATTGATTACGGCACCCACGAGTAAACCTCCTGCCGAGCCGCCCATCGCATATAAGTGCCTGGATGACGTGTATTTTATTGAGATCAGATGTTTCGCGACATCGATAAAATCGTAAAAGGTGTTCTTTTTCTTAAGCATCCGGCCTTCTTCGTACCATTCGCGTCCCAGGTACTCGCCACCGCGGATGTGAGCAATGGCATAAATGAAACCCCGGTCCAGAAGGGATAACCGTACGTTAGAAAAACCTGCGTCTACTGTATGGCCATAACTTCCGTAACCGTACATCAGCAATGGAGTATCGGGGCTTTTGGCGGTATCTTTATGGTATACCAGCGAAACGGGGATCACAGTTTCACCATCCCGTGATTTGGCCCAAAGTCTTTCCGAAATATAGTTTTCGGGGCTGAAGTTGCCTCCCATTACCTCCTGCTGCTTCAGCAAGGTGGTTGTCCGCTCTTCCATATCGTATTCGTAGGCTGTCGTAGGTTGTGTCAGGGAGGTGTAACCATAACGCAGTTTAGTGGTGTCAAACTCCAGGTTGAGACTTATAAATGCTGTATAGGTTGGGTCAGAAAATTTCAGGTAGTGACTTTCTCCGTTCCGGGAATCGGTCACTTTAAGCCGTAGCAGACCTTCTTTCCTTTCTTCCAGCACAATGAAATGCCTGAAAATTTCAAAGCCCTCCAGCAGTACATCCTCACGGTGTGGTACAATATCCCTCCAGTGGCTGATATCCGGTTTGGTTACCGGTGTTTTAACAAGTTTAAAGTTAAAGGCATCATCAGCATTGGTGATTATATAAAAGTCATCACCAAAATGTTCTACAGAATATTCCAGGTCTTCAGTTCTGGGCTGAAGGATTTGCCAGGAACCCAGTGGGTCGCTGGCAGAGATAAATCGGTGCTCGTCTGAGAGCGTGCTTGAACTTCCTATGAAAATGTACTCAAGGGATTTTGTTTTGTAGACGGTTACGTCATACGCCT belongs to Chryseobacterium sp. and includes:
- a CDS encoding sensor histidine kinase, with product MNNKFIPIISVFMTISLVVFVALQFYWLKSYYEALEQDFSNKVHAALESSAKKMTDIEVEKYYAQYKNLDKDVTSSTQPSITAIQQVEDSASRRTITYSKNIIENKDIPISHRGDSLKVTTMYTDEALVRLRRDSSAPELLTEDLNRSIQSGEYTLREFVQLIGINQPVEKRVVPEVLDSVISRELRLKGIDTKFGYGILDSRNNLTPVANEIFKVEKNADSYTYPIFSDSKDRTIYSLSLVFPRKGYSLAKNNLPMLLGTFMSLLTILGIYIISINYMMRQKKIAEVKTDFINNMSHEFKTPLATISVATDSLANDKIATNPEKVKYYSQLIKQENLRMKKQVENVLNMSKLERNEVQLFLKETNLRNLIKEITESFGLIIAQRSGTLEQEFTADRYIVKVDEFHISNALINLLDNANKYSPETPQINVKTKNEGNWYVIEISDKGIGLDVDNNKRIFDKFFREETGNIHNVKGQGLGLSYVKKIIELHKGQVLVESRKGKGSTFTIKLPMNHV
- a CDS encoding S9 family peptidase, with the translated sequence MNIPQAKKIEKILEIHGDRRVDPYFWMNERDNPEVTAYLQAENEYAGFVMKDTEELQEELYREMKARYRKDDESIPYFFNGYWYIVRYEKGKEYPIFCRKHLTLESPEEIMLDANELAEGHDYFDLGSAAASPDNRLGAYSTDTVGRRIYTIQIKDLNTGKLLPDTIENCTGKAVWSADNQYIFYIRKDENLRAYKVFRHRIGSSPENDEEVYHEQDEAYDVTVYKTKSLEYIFIGSSSTLSDEHRFISASDPLGSWQILQPRTEDLEYSVEHFGDDFYIITNADDAFNFKLVKTPVTKPDISHWRDIVPHREDVLLEGFEIFRHFIVLEERKEGLLRLKVTDSRNGESHYLKFSDPTYTAFISLNLEFDTTKLRYGYTSLTQPTTAYEYDMEERTTTLLKQQEVMGGNFSPENYISERLWAKSRDGETVIPVSLVYHKDTAKSPDTPLLMYGYGSYGHTVDAGFSNVRLSLLDRGFIYAIAHIRGGEYLGREWYEEGRMLKKKNTFYDFIDVAKHLISIKYTSSRHLYAMGGSAGGLLVGAVINFEPELFNGVIAQVPFVDVVTTMLDETIPLTTGEYDEWGNPNESEYYHYMKSYSPYDNVEARNYPNLLITTGLHDSQVQYWEPAKWTAKLRELKTDSNLLLFKTDMSSGHGGASGRFESLKEDALEFAFLLKLEKRTT
- a CDS encoding SRPBCC domain-containing protein, with protein sequence MKDRTIVQTDRDAATMFIMRVFNADVSAVWEHFSHKELLDRWWAPTPWRCETGSLDFKEGGVWQYAMVGPAGERHYAGVRYNEIMFHRSIAWSDYFSDSAGNMDSNKPVVDWLIGFTGVQEGTKLTVNLHFRSAEDMEEIIQTGFEEGFKAGFDNLERSLQGGMQPSSV